Proteins from a single region of Mumia flava:
- a CDS encoding DUF1905 domain-containing protein — protein MEVQQYEFDTPVWRTPGETGWYFATLPHDVSDDIDARTEVRAGFGSVRVRVRVGATEWETSVFPDRRRGSYVLPVKKAVRKAEGIAEGARIRIALTVLRTA, from the coding sequence GTGGAGGTTCAGCAGTACGAGTTCGACACGCCGGTGTGGCGTACGCCGGGCGAGACAGGCTGGTACTTCGCGACGCTGCCGCACGACGTCAGCGACGACATCGACGCCCGTACGGAGGTTCGCGCGGGGTTCGGGTCCGTACGGGTCCGGGTGCGCGTGGGTGCGACGGAGTGGGAGACGTCGGTGTTCCCCGATCGCCGGCGCGGGAGCTACGTGCTGCCCGTCAAGAAGGCGGTACGGAAGGCTGAGGGCATCGCCGAGGGCGCCAGGATCCGGATCGCACTGACCGTGCTGCGCACCGCGTGA
- a CDS encoding 4-hydroxybenzoate 3-monooxygenase yields the protein MSERTETTQVLIIGAGPAGMLLSHLLADAGVESIVLETRSEEYVAARIRAGILEHSTVDLLRSVGLADRLEREGDEHRGIYLQWPHERHHLDFVDLVGRSVWVYGQTEVQKDLVAARGAAGQVVHYEVDDVALHDLESDRPSVTFTDADGTTVRVTATAVAGCDGSFGPSRAAVPDGVRSTWERTYPYSWLGILADVAPSTDELIYAWHPDGFALHSMRSESVSRLYLQVPNGTPVDDWSDDRIWDALASRLGHGQDGWELTPGPITDKSVLPMRSYVQAPMRHGRLFLAGDAAHIVPPTGAKGLNLAVADVALLAPALAALVRDGDARLADAYSDDALRRVWRCTHFSWWMTTMLHTGDDPFDAQLQRSQLQWVATSQAGAQGLAENYAGLPLGF from the coding sequence ATGAGCGAACGCACCGAGACCACGCAGGTCCTCATCATCGGCGCCGGCCCGGCCGGCATGCTGCTCTCGCACCTGCTCGCCGACGCCGGCGTCGAGTCGATCGTGCTCGAGACCCGGTCGGAGGAGTACGTGGCCGCACGGATCCGCGCCGGCATCCTCGAGCACTCCACCGTCGACCTGCTGCGATCGGTCGGGCTCGCCGACCGGCTGGAGAGGGAGGGCGACGAGCACCGGGGGATCTATCTCCAGTGGCCCCACGAGCGGCACCACCTCGACTTCGTCGACCTCGTCGGACGCTCGGTCTGGGTCTACGGGCAGACGGAGGTGCAGAAGGACCTGGTCGCCGCCCGCGGTGCCGCGGGACAGGTGGTGCACTACGAGGTCGACGACGTCGCCCTGCACGACCTTGAGTCGGACCGCCCGTCGGTCACCTTCACCGACGCCGACGGCACCACGGTCCGCGTCACCGCGACGGCGGTGGCCGGGTGCGACGGATCGTTCGGGCCGAGCCGTGCCGCCGTACCGGACGGAGTCCGCAGCACGTGGGAGCGCACCTACCCGTACTCCTGGCTCGGCATCCTCGCCGACGTGGCGCCGTCGACCGACGAGCTGATCTACGCGTGGCACCCGGACGGGTTCGCGCTGCACTCGATGCGCTCGGAGAGCGTGAGCCGGCTCTACCTCCAGGTCCCGAACGGCACGCCCGTCGACGACTGGAGCGACGACCGGATCTGGGACGCGCTCGCGAGCCGGCTCGGCCACGGCCAGGACGGCTGGGAGCTGACGCCCGGCCCGATCACGGACAAGAGCGTGCTGCCGATGCGCAGCTACGTGCAGGCGCCGATGCGGCACGGGCGGCTGTTCCTGGCCGGCGACGCGGCGCACATCGTGCCGCCGACCGGCGCCAAGGGACTGAACCTCGCGGTCGCCGACGTCGCGCTGCTCGCCCCCGCCCTCGCCGCTCTCGTACGCGACGGCGACGCCCGCCTCGCCGACGCGTACTCCGACGACGCCCTGCGCCGGGTCTGGCGGTGCACGCACTTCTCGTGGTGGATGACGACCATGCTGCACACCGGCGACGACCCGTTCGACGCGCAGCTGCAGCGCTCGCAGCTCCAGTGGGTCGCCACGTCGCAGGCCGGGGCGCAAGGCCTCGCCGAGAACTACGCCGGCCTTCCCCTCGGCTTCTGA
- the soxR gene encoding redox-sensitive transcriptional activator SoxR, producing MSAEPVLTIGEVAERSGVAASGLRYYESIGLISSIRTSGNQRRYVRSTLRRVAFIRTAAHVGLTLEEIREALATLPSGRTPTKRDWTRLSRSWRGRLEERISELVRLRDDLDSCIGCGCLSLQTCRLSNPGDRAARLGPGPRYLLGDRPSDT from the coding sequence GTGTCTGCGGAGCCGGTTCTGACGATCGGGGAGGTCGCCGAGCGCTCCGGCGTGGCGGCGTCGGGCCTGCGGTACTACGAGTCGATCGGCCTGATCAGCTCGATCCGCACCTCCGGCAACCAGCGGCGGTACGTCCGCAGCACGCTGCGCAGGGTGGCGTTCATCCGGACCGCAGCCCACGTGGGGCTCACGCTCGAGGAGATCCGTGAGGCGCTCGCGACCCTGCCGTCCGGCCGGACACCGACGAAGAGGGACTGGACCCGGCTGTCCCGCTCGTGGCGCGGTCGGCTGGAGGAACGGATCTCCGAGCTGGTGCGGCTGCGCGACGACCTGGACTCCTGCATCGGGTGCGGGTGCCTGTCGCTGCAGACCTGCCGCCTGTCGAACCCGGGCGACCGTGCCGCGCGGCTCGGGCCCGGCCCTCGCTACCTGCTCGGCGACCGTCCGTCCGACACCTGA
- a CDS encoding IclR family transcriptional regulator: MAGNTSTPGATVTSRVLAVLGAFDADHRRLPLTTIAERAGLPLPTAHRIVGELVRGTALVRRPDGRYVIGRLIWDVGLLAPVESDLRQVAEPFLHDIYAATLATVHLAVRDGDEVLYLERMRGRASVPVVSSIGSTLPMHATGVGKVLLAHAPEDVRLRVLGSLRRITRYTITQPGRLDEQLAQVRRDGYATTSEEMTLGACSVAVPVRRDDEVVAAIGIVAASLKRDRSRLVTALQVAARGIGRQLH; the protein is encoded by the coding sequence ATGGCCGGCAACACCTCGACTCCCGGAGCGACCGTGACGTCCCGTGTGCTCGCGGTCCTCGGCGCGTTCGACGCCGACCACCGGCGGCTCCCGCTGACGACGATCGCCGAGCGTGCGGGCCTGCCGCTGCCGACCGCGCACCGGATCGTCGGCGAGCTCGTCCGGGGCACAGCGCTGGTCCGGCGACCGGACGGGCGGTACGTGATCGGACGGCTGATCTGGGACGTCGGGCTGCTCGCGCCGGTCGAGTCGGACCTGCGCCAGGTCGCCGAGCCGTTCCTGCACGACATCTACGCGGCGACCCTGGCGACGGTCCACCTCGCGGTCCGCGACGGCGACGAGGTGCTGTACCTCGAGCGGATGCGCGGACGGGCGTCCGTCCCGGTCGTGAGCAGCATCGGCTCGACCCTGCCGATGCACGCGACCGGCGTCGGGAAGGTGCTGCTCGCGCACGCGCCGGAGGACGTACGGCTGCGTGTGCTCGGGTCGCTGCGCCGGATCACGCGCTACACCATCACCCAGCCCGGCCGGCTCGACGAGCAGCTCGCTCAGGTCCGTCGGGACGGGTATGCCACGACCAGCGAGGAGATGACCCTCGGCGCCTGCTCGGTCGCGGTCCCGGTGCGACGCGACGACGAGGTGGTCGCCGCGATCGGGATCGTCGCCGCGTCCCTGAAGCGAGACCGGTCCCGGCTCGTCACGGCGCTCCAGGTCGCGGCACGCGGGATCGGTCGCCAGCTGCACTGA